One region of Chitinophaga varians genomic DNA includes:
- a CDS encoding thiamine pyrophosphate-dependent enzyme, protein MFKDSTSVSTLKAGTNGQHGKKSELAELLAAYRWMCQAGQMAATYEANRPICKYVHSTSRGHEAIQIATGMQLRPWDFVSPYYRDESMLLAMGFEPYELMLQLLAKADDPFSGGRSYYNHPNSRRPDKPRIPHQSSATGMQVIPATGMAQGVQYLETIHSQLLPTGPNGELPVVVCSLGDGSVTEGEVSEAFQFAVLKQLPVIYLVQDNDWGISVTAAEARAMDAYEYAAGFKGMERMRVDGSDFTASYAAMETAIGYVRQERKPILVQANVPLLGHHTSGVRKEWYRTAEDLEKHTAKDPVPKLRALLLKHGVAEATLQEIEQTAIEDIEAAFAAAVKAAEPAPETVREHVFAPAAVTQEAGTRVPANGSKVVMVDAALHAVEEIMQQYPEAIFFGQDVGKRLGGVFREAATLGDKFGDHRVYNTAIQEAYIIGATAGLSATGVKPIVEIQFADYIYPGFNQLVTEISKSCYLSQGKFPVQTLIRVPIGAYGGGGPYHSGSIESTLLSIKGIKVVYPSNAADMKGLLKAAFLDPNPVVMLEHKGLYWSKVPGTQDAMTIEPAADYVLPLGKANVVLQAHPKDVQRGESVCIITYGMGVYWAKAAARAFPGNVEIVDLRTLFPLDEELVFQTVRKHGKCLLLTEEQLNNSFTQALAGRIQKECFRQLDAPVHMLGALDLPAVALNTSLEAAMLPNAAKVEAMIQALMSY, encoded by the coding sequence GTGTTTAAAGATAGTACAAGCGTTTCAACTTTAAAAGCCGGTACTAACGGCCAGCACGGGAAAAAGAGCGAGCTGGCGGAGTTACTGGCCGCTTACCGGTGGATGTGCCAGGCGGGCCAGATGGCCGCTACCTACGAGGCCAACCGGCCGATATGCAAGTATGTGCACTCCACTTCACGGGGGCACGAGGCCATCCAGATTGCCACTGGAATGCAGTTACGGCCGTGGGACTTTGTCAGCCCGTACTATCGCGATGAGAGCATGCTGCTGGCCATGGGCTTCGAACCATATGAACTGATGCTGCAGCTGCTGGCCAAAGCAGACGACCCTTTCTCCGGCGGAAGGTCCTATTACAACCACCCCAACAGCCGCCGGCCGGACAAACCCCGGATTCCCCATCAAAGCAGCGCCACCGGCATGCAGGTAATACCCGCTACCGGAATGGCACAGGGCGTACAATACCTGGAAACCATCCACTCTCAGCTGTTACCGACAGGTCCTAACGGCGAACTGCCGGTAGTAGTTTGTTCCCTGGGCGATGGCAGCGTGACGGAAGGGGAAGTCAGCGAAGCTTTTCAGTTTGCCGTCCTGAAACAATTGCCGGTCATCTACCTTGTACAGGACAACGACTGGGGCATCTCGGTCACTGCCGCGGAAGCCCGCGCCATGGACGCGTATGAATATGCCGCCGGCTTTAAGGGGATGGAACGGATGCGGGTGGACGGCAGCGATTTTACGGCCAGCTATGCCGCTATGGAAACGGCTATCGGGTATGTGAGACAGGAACGCAAGCCGATCCTTGTGCAGGCTAATGTACCGTTATTAGGGCATCATACTTCCGGTGTCCGGAAAGAATGGTACCGTACCGCTGAAGACCTTGAAAAACACACCGCCAAAGATCCTGTACCGAAACTACGGGCGTTGTTGCTGAAACATGGCGTGGCAGAGGCTACCCTGCAGGAGATAGAACAAACAGCCATTGAAGATATTGAAGCTGCTTTTGCGGCGGCCGTGAAAGCGGCCGAACCGGCCCCCGAAACTGTCCGTGAGCATGTGTTTGCGCCTGCTGCGGTCACACAGGAGGCAGGAACGCGCGTACCGGCCAATGGCAGCAAAGTGGTGATGGTGGACGCTGCCCTTCATGCTGTGGAAGAAATTATGCAGCAATATCCCGAAGCCATCTTCTTCGGGCAGGACGTGGGTAAACGGTTGGGCGGCGTGTTCCGCGAAGCAGCTACCCTTGGTGATAAATTCGGTGACCACCGTGTATATAATACCGCCATCCAGGAAGCGTATATTATCGGCGCTACGGCGGGTCTGTCGGCCACCGGCGTAAAGCCCATTGTGGAAATACAGTTCGCGGACTATATCTATCCGGGATTCAACCAGCTGGTGACGGAAATATCCAAATCCTGCTACCTGAGCCAGGGCAAATTTCCGGTGCAAACACTGATCAGGGTGCCTATCGGCGCTTATGGTGGCGGCGGTCCCTATCATTCCGGCAGTATTGAATCCACTTTACTGAGCATCAAAGGCATCAAAGTGGTGTACCCTTCCAATGCGGCAGATATGAAAGGTTTGCTCAAAGCGGCCTTCCTGGACCCCAACCCGGTAGTGATGCTGGAGCATAAAGGGCTTTATTGGAGCAAGGTGCCCGGTACCCAGGATGCCATGACCATAGAGCCGGCGGCAGATTATGTGCTGCCATTGGGCAAAGCTAATGTGGTATTGCAGGCACACCCGAAAGATGTGCAACGTGGGGAATCTGTATGTATTATCACCTACGGGATGGGCGTATACTGGGCAAAGGCCGCAGCACGCGCGTTCCCCGGAAATGTGGAAATAGTGGACCTGCGCACCCTCTTCCCACTGGATGAAGAACTGGTGTTTCAAACCGTCCGCAAACATGGCAAATGCCTGCTGCTGACGGAAGAGCAGCTCAATAATTCCTTTACACAGGCACTGGCCGGCCGTATTCAAAAAGAATGTTTCCGGCAGCTGGACGCCCCGGTGCATATGCTGGGGGCGCTCGATCTGCCGGCGGTGGCGCTTAACACCAGCCTGGAAGCCGCTATGCTGCCTAATGCGGCCAAGGTGGAGGCAATGATACAAGCATTAATGTCCTACTGA
- a CDS encoding MarR family winged helix-turn-helix transcriptional regulator yields the protein MADTFINNPSFFKLDATLKKLRNYWQKMFDSRQMDITVDQWLLVENLYKHKKTTHNELARNTSKDITTISRIIELLVKKGLVKREADTYDRRKVYLQLTPEGTEKYKQVKPLVHEMRKTGWKSLTEADYAELTRILDTIYNNVPTKI from the coding sequence ATGGCTGATACTTTTATCAATAATCCCTCTTTTTTTAAGCTGGATGCGACCCTGAAAAAACTGCGCAACTATTGGCAGAAAATGTTCGATTCCCGCCAGATGGACATTACGGTGGACCAGTGGTTGCTGGTCGAGAACCTGTACAAGCATAAAAAAACGACCCATAACGAGCTGGCCCGTAATACCTCCAAGGATATCACCACTATCTCCCGTATTATAGAATTACTGGTAAAAAAAGGGCTGGTAAAACGGGAAGCCGATACTTATGACCGAAGGAAGGTATATCTGCAGCTCACGCCGGAAGGAACGGAAAAATACAAACAGGTAAAGCCGCTGGTACATGAAATGCGGAAAACAGGCTGGAAATCGCTGACAGAAGCTGACTATGCGGAGTTAACAAGGATACTGGACACGATCTATAACAATGTCCCCACAAAAATCTGA
- a CDS encoding putative zinc-binding metallopeptidase produces the protein MKRHYIIPILVAGLITVLSGCNKKENLDISNLFPENTGQPTALDNWITDNYTKPYNIEVKYKWDPYAVATDKTLIPIKESMVIPVMDLIHKTWVEPYIKEVGLPFFLKYSPKQIILVGSPRYNSNGTITLGEAEGGKTIQLLRLNEFNKKNEGFVKFLLHTIHHEFAHILHQTIFYPKEYKSLTASGYTGTWNNTTDQEALDLGFITPYARSKADEDFVEMVSTMLTEGKDGFEAIVNQSATDHGKDMLYQKAQIVRNYFQNSWKINFDSLQAKTSTAIAEAIK, from the coding sequence ATGAAACGTCATTATATCATTCCCATACTGGTAGCAGGACTGATCACCGTTCTTTCCGGCTGCAACAAAAAAGAAAACCTGGATATCTCCAACCTGTTCCCGGAAAACACAGGGCAGCCAACAGCGCTCGACAACTGGATCACAGATAATTATACCAAACCATACAATATCGAGGTCAAATACAAGTGGGACCCTTATGCGGTAGCCACCGACAAAACCCTTATTCCCATTAAAGAATCGATGGTAATACCGGTGATGGACCTCATACACAAAACCTGGGTGGAGCCTTATATCAAAGAAGTTGGATTACCCTTCTTCCTTAAATACAGCCCCAAACAGATCATACTGGTAGGCAGCCCCCGGTACAACTCCAACGGTACCATTACCCTCGGGGAAGCGGAAGGCGGTAAAACCATACAGCTGTTGCGGCTCAACGAGTTCAACAAAAAAAATGAAGGGTTCGTAAAGTTCCTGTTGCACACCATTCACCACGAGTTTGCACACATCCTGCATCAGACCATCTTCTATCCCAAGGAATACAAATCCCTTACCGCCAGCGGTTATACCGGTACCTGGAACAACACCACCGACCAGGAGGCGCTCGATCTCGGCTTCATCACGCCCTACGCGCGTTCCAAGGCAGATGAAGACTTTGTGGAAATGGTGTCTACCATGCTCACCGAAGGCAAAGACGGCTTTGAAGCAATAGTTAACCAGTCTGCTACCGACCACGGCAAAGACATGTTATACCAGAAAGCACAGATCGTCAGAAACTATTTCCAGAACAGCTGGAAAATAAATTTCGACAGCCTGCAGGCAAAAACATCCACAGCTATTGCAGAAGCGATCAAGTAG
- a CDS encoding RagB/SusD family nutrient uptake outer membrane protein — MKRNLVYISALAIMTVAPGCKKYLEQLPDQRTEVNTPSKVAELLTSAYPRANYIPFIEAMSDNANDKGTDDNTRYNRQPWFWEVSSDRDQDTPDFYWQKAYAAIAAANQALEVINQASDKAAYSASKGEALLCRAYAHFMLVTIFSQSYDAATAAKDPGIPYVTKPEKIVVEKYERKTVAYVYEQIEKDLTEGLPLIDDNSYTNAPSYHFTTSAAHAFAARFYLFKKEYAKVVEHANQTFPAGKALPYLRPVNSTYNNMEELVLRKEYTRATQKANLLLAESQSWWARNLRTNRYGCDPVLGAMLNSRDNPSGARLSYKVYYSRPEDYFVPKFYELFIRVDQNANIGDGWDMIPLFTAEEVLFNRAEANTELGNFDAAIADINDFLSQRVDGYVASAHNLSVGKVRNYYRTVDSRSAIIQAILYYKKVEYIFEGLRWFDILRHKIPVVHTSFDGKTKMVLGANDPRRMVQIPQEAQLSGLELNPR, encoded by the coding sequence ATGAAAAGAAATCTCGTATATATATCAGCGTTAGCAATCATGACCGTTGCGCCCGGGTGTAAAAAATACCTCGAGCAACTGCCAGATCAACGTACCGAAGTGAATACACCTTCCAAGGTGGCCGAACTCCTTACCTCCGCCTATCCCCGGGCCAACTATATTCCGTTCATCGAAGCCATGTCTGACAATGCCAACGATAAAGGTACAGACGATAATACCCGCTATAATCGTCAGCCCTGGTTCTGGGAAGTGTCGTCAGACAGGGACCAGGACACGCCGGACTTCTACTGGCAAAAAGCATATGCCGCCATCGCCGCCGCCAATCAGGCCCTGGAAGTGATCAACCAGGCCAGCGACAAAGCCGCCTATAGCGCATCCAAAGGAGAAGCGCTGCTCTGCCGGGCATATGCACACTTTATGCTGGTCACCATTTTCTCCCAATCATACGATGCCGCCACCGCTGCTAAAGACCCGGGTATCCCCTATGTCACCAAACCGGAAAAAATAGTGGTGGAAAAATATGAAAGGAAAACAGTAGCGTACGTGTATGAACAGATCGAGAAAGACCTCACAGAAGGATTGCCATTGATCGATGACAACTCCTACACCAACGCGCCCTCCTATCACTTCACCACATCAGCCGCACACGCTTTTGCGGCACGTTTCTACCTGTTCAAAAAAGAATACGCCAAAGTGGTGGAACATGCCAACCAGACCTTCCCGGCAGGCAAGGCACTGCCTTATCTGCGCCCGGTAAACTCCACCTACAACAACATGGAAGAACTGGTGCTCAGAAAGGAATATACCAGGGCCACACAGAAAGCAAACCTGTTGCTGGCCGAATCCCAGTCCTGGTGGGCAAGGAACCTGCGGACCAACCGCTACGGCTGCGACCCCGTTCTCGGCGCCATGCTCAACAGCCGTGATAACCCTTCCGGTGCAAGACTGAGCTATAAAGTATACTACTCACGGCCGGAAGACTACTTCGTTCCCAAGTTCTATGAACTGTTTATCCGTGTGGACCAGAACGCCAACATCGGCGACGGATGGGATATGATACCATTGTTCACCGCCGAAGAAGTGCTGTTCAACAGAGCGGAAGCCAATACCGAGCTGGGCAACTTCGATGCCGCCATCGCTGATATCAACGACTTCCTGAGCCAGCGCGTGGATGGTTATGTTGCCAGCGCACATAACCTCTCCGTAGGCAAGGTTAGGAACTACTACCGCACGGTAGACAGCCGCTCGGCCATCATCCAGGCAATCCTGTATTACAAAAAGGTAGAGTATATATTCGAAGGTCTCCGGTGGTTCGATATTCTCCGCCACAAAATACCGGTCGTACACACCTCTTTCGATGGTAAGACCAAAATGGTGCTGGGCGCCAACGACCCGCGCCGAATGGTGCAAATACCACAGGAAGCGCAACTGTCCGGCCTGGAATTAAATCCACGATAA
- a CDS encoding DUF4302 domain-containing protein — translation MKKFIIAGMVLCTLATSCRKDNDGSVFGTRPEERMNTTLTAYKKQLTGGANGWKAYLFPDGGEGFGFYFKFGENDRVNMLGDLTPVTGQDLAESSYRMGALQRPSLVFDTYSYIHMLSDPDDRVFGGLRGRGYDADFEFGYDSTRTDTVFLTGAANKSKMLLVRASAAEETAYKAGGLNTIRDAVGDYIDQHSTLYVSTADGKKVQTAIVPDSRVFSLIYEENGTAKTLSIPYAYTLTGIITKDPFKIGNSFYQEVFFDAGKQVLYLKDNGKTIEFQEATGPIFDLHLLLGIAYGQISVTDASQGSFSPGFLTMWKTIKARIPTTAANLQLTSMNFIFNTANQQLVVLVEVYQGANRFTAPFIYDYTKSKDGVFSFTPQDVKGDVASIILPAMQPLLDKLATGKYRVDYFSMPGNPQMGRILGVDDPAFILGGTLR, via the coding sequence ATGAAAAAATTTATCATAGCAGGAATGGTGTTATGCACATTGGCTACATCATGCCGCAAAGACAATGACGGTTCCGTTTTCGGCACCAGGCCGGAAGAACGGATGAACACCACCCTTACGGCCTATAAAAAACAACTCACCGGCGGTGCCAACGGCTGGAAAGCCTATCTTTTCCCCGATGGCGGCGAAGGCTTCGGCTTCTATTTTAAATTCGGGGAGAATGATCGGGTGAACATGCTGGGCGACCTGACACCCGTCACCGGGCAAGACCTCGCCGAGAGTTCCTACAGAATGGGCGCCTTACAGCGGCCATCACTGGTATTTGACACCTACAGTTATATCCATATGCTGTCAGACCCGGATGACAGGGTATTTGGCGGTCTGCGTGGCAGAGGTTACGATGCCGACTTTGAATTTGGGTATGACTCCACCCGTACAGACACCGTATTCCTTACCGGTGCCGCCAACAAGAGCAAGATGCTGCTGGTAAGGGCCAGCGCCGCAGAGGAAACAGCCTACAAGGCAGGCGGCCTCAATACGATCCGGGACGCAGTCGGAGACTACATTGATCAACATTCAACATTGTATGTTTCCACGGCCGACGGTAAAAAGGTACAGACGGCCATTGTGCCCGACTCCCGTGTATTTTCACTGATATACGAAGAAAACGGCACTGCTAAAACGCTGTCTATCCCCTACGCCTATACGTTAACCGGCATCATCACCAAAGATCCTTTTAAAATCGGCAACAGCTTTTACCAGGAAGTATTTTTTGACGCCGGGAAACAGGTGCTGTATCTGAAGGATAATGGTAAAACCATCGAGTTCCAGGAAGCAACAGGTCCTATCTTCGACCTTCATCTGCTCCTGGGCATCGCCTACGGACAAATCAGCGTTACCGACGCTTCGCAGGGTTCTTTCTCTCCCGGCTTCCTGACCATGTGGAAAACAATCAAAGCCAGGATACCCACTACCGCCGCCAATCTGCAGCTCACCAGCATGAACTTCATATTCAATACAGCCAATCAGCAGCTGGTTGTCCTTGTGGAAGTATACCAGGGAGCCAACAGGTTCACCGCTCCTTTCATATACGACTATACGAAAAGTAAAGACGGCGTATTTTCTTTCACTCCACAGGATGTTAAAGGAGACGTGGCTTCCATTATCCTCCCTGCGATGCAGCCTTTGCTGGATAAACTGGCCACCGGCAAATACCGGGTGGATTATTTCTCCATGCCTGGCAATCCCCAGATGGGCCGCATTCTTGGCGTAGATGATCCTGCTTTCATACTGGGTGGCACACTCAGATAA
- a CDS encoding DUF4302 domain-containing protein, which produces MKKIALYTLLCATVVASCRKDNSLDIPVEPSFPDPSKQLDSFKTILGTAPDGWVGALVPGSSNQLFSVYLQLDNGKGEATLYSDLSATSAATPSKSPFNVYVTQKVNPTISFGAGSQLGDIKLVTKRGVDTAYAFRYVSGDTLVLLGNKYSDELRLVKAGAQVKTAYTSGKLQAVISQATDFINNAGYLSLKQNNAPTMVYFNVSDKSVGFAAVANDIKTSAGSGYAYTTTGILLRHPVQAGGQAFTTLNWDSDALNFYATVDKAKAYLEQGALPPLPAHYLLGTELSGLQTLPSPGSLALPGWSTDFKAIWNDMANKFKARGFPLSKVVFDFQVPGVLNVNITFASYVGRYSFKYTRTANGVYTFTPLPFATDAQGSNANALSPQAKPLTDMLTNNRLAISYATFPGGFLIGYTSVDKPSIGFTSIW; this is translated from the coding sequence ATGAAAAAAATCGCTTTATATACACTCTTGTGCGCTACGGTAGTGGCGTCTTGCCGGAAGGACAATTCACTCGACATTCCGGTCGAGCCGTCCTTCCCTGATCCGTCCAAACAGCTCGACTCCTTCAAAACCATATTGGGCACAGCGCCTGACGGGTGGGTAGGCGCGCTTGTTCCCGGCAGCAGCAATCAACTCTTCAGCGTATACCTGCAACTCGACAATGGAAAGGGTGAAGCCACCCTGTACTCCGACCTTAGCGCCACCAGTGCCGCCACGCCCAGCAAAAGCCCTTTTAACGTGTACGTTACCCAGAAGGTCAATCCCACCATTAGTTTCGGCGCCGGTTCACAGCTGGGGGACATCAAACTGGTCACCAAAAGAGGCGTGGACACCGCCTATGCGTTCCGGTATGTCAGCGGCGATACCCTGGTGCTGCTTGGCAACAAGTACAGTGATGAGCTCCGTTTGGTAAAAGCTGGCGCCCAGGTAAAAACAGCCTACACCAGTGGTAAACTGCAGGCTGTGATCAGCCAGGCCACCGATTTTATCAATAACGCCGGCTATCTGTCACTCAAACAAAACAATGCGCCTACCATGGTGTATTTCAACGTGTCTGACAAAAGCGTAGGCTTCGCGGCCGTAGCCAATGATATCAAAACCTCCGCCGGTAGCGGTTACGCCTATACGACCACCGGCATCCTGTTGCGTCATCCCGTACAGGCGGGAGGCCAGGCCTTCACTACCCTGAACTGGGACAGCGATGCGCTCAATTTCTATGCAACAGTCGACAAAGCAAAAGCTTACCTGGAGCAGGGCGCGCTTCCTCCGCTGCCAGCGCATTACCTGCTGGGCACTGAGCTGTCCGGCCTGCAAACGCTGCCATCTCCCGGCTCACTGGCGCTGCCCGGCTGGTCAACCGATTTTAAGGCCATCTGGAATGACATGGCCAACAAGTTCAAAGCCCGAGGTTTCCCGTTATCCAAAGTGGTATTTGATTTCCAGGTGCCCGGCGTACTGAATGTGAATATCACCTTCGCCAGTTATGTAGGCAGATATTCCTTTAAATACACCAGGACAGCAAACGGAGTATATACCTTCACTCCATTGCCTTTTGCAACTGATGCGCAGGGCAGCAATGCCAATGCCCTCAGCCCGCAGGCCAAGCCACTGACGGATATGTTGACCAACAACAGGCTGGCCATCAGTTATGCCACCTTTCCCGGTGGTTTCCTCATTGGCTATACCAGTGTAGACAAACCATCTATCGGCTTCACCAGTATTTGGTAA